The following proteins are co-located in the Paraburkholderia phytofirmans PsJN genome:
- a CDS encoding phasin family protein → MTLLTPEQFAAAQKANFETLFGLTTKAFEGVEKLVELNLQVVKSTLAESQENAQRALSVKDAQELLALQASLAQPVAEKALSYGRHVYEIVSATQGEFTRVAEAQFEEQNRKVQSLVENVAKNAPAGSETAVAVLKSAITAANTTYDTVHKATKQAVEIAESNFNAAATAASKAASQAAAQASRSAKKAV, encoded by the coding sequence ATGACTTTGCTGACCCCTGAGCAGTTCGCCGCAGCCCAGAAAGCCAACTTTGAAACGTTGTTCGGCCTGACGACCAAAGCATTTGAAGGCGTCGAAAAGCTGGTTGAGCTGAACCTGCAGGTCGTGAAATCGACGCTCGCGGAAAGCCAGGAAAATGCCCAACGCGCGCTGTCGGTCAAGGACGCGCAGGAATTGCTGGCACTGCAAGCAAGCCTTGCACAGCCGGTGGCTGAAAAGGCGCTGTCGTACGGCCGTCACGTGTACGAAATCGTTTCGGCAACGCAAGGTGAGTTCACCCGCGTCGCAGAAGCCCAATTCGAAGAGCAAAACCGCAAGGTGCAATCGCTGGTCGAAAACGTCGCGAAGAATGCACCGGCTGGTTCGGAAACGGCTGTCGCCGTTCTGAAGTCGGCTATCACGGCTGCCAACACCACGTACGACACGGTTCACAAGGCAACGAAGCAAGCTGTCGAAATCGCTGAAAGCAACTTCAATGCAGCTGCAACGGCCGCATCGAAGGCAGCTTCGCAAGCCGCCGCACAAGCATCGCGCTCGGCCAAGAAGGCAGTCTAA
- a CDS encoding IclR family transcriptional regulator, whose product MSDTNPDPKTSIQVIERMMRLLDALAAHSDPVSLKELAIRTELHPSTAHRILNDMVMCRLVDRSDPGTYRLGMRLLELGNLVKARLSVRDAALTPMRELHRQTGQTVNLSVRQGDEIVYIERAYSERSGMQVVRAIGGRAPLHLTSVGKLFLAADESTRVRAYATRTGLSGHTQNSITDLTKLERELSHVRQQACARDNEELELGVRCIAAGIYDDTGKLVAGLSLSAPADRLQDSWIGQLSQTALMISASLGYRPQPAQDHSHSHHA is encoded by the coding sequence ATGAGCGATACGAACCCGGATCCCAAAACTTCGATCCAGGTGATCGAACGCATGATGCGCTTGCTCGACGCACTCGCTGCGCACAGCGACCCGGTCAGCCTGAAAGAACTCGCCATCCGCACGGAGCTGCATCCGTCCACTGCGCACCGCATCCTGAACGATATGGTGATGTGCCGGCTGGTCGACCGGTCGGATCCCGGCACTTACCGTCTCGGCATGCGCCTGCTCGAACTGGGCAATCTGGTGAAGGCGCGCCTGTCGGTGCGCGACGCGGCGCTCACGCCGATGCGCGAACTGCATCGTCAGACGGGCCAGACCGTGAATCTGTCGGTGCGTCAGGGCGACGAAATCGTCTATATCGAGCGCGCTTATTCCGAGCGTTCCGGCATGCAGGTGGTGCGCGCCATCGGCGGACGGGCGCCCTTGCATCTGACCTCGGTAGGCAAGCTGTTCCTCGCCGCCGACGAATCCACCCGCGTGCGAGCCTACGCCACGCGCACCGGTTTGTCGGGCCACACGCAGAACAGCATTACCGACCTGACCAAACTGGAGCGTGAGTTGTCGCATGTGCGCCAGCAGGCGTGCGCGCGAGACAACGAAGAACTGGAACTCGGCGTGCGCTGCATCGCCGCCGGTATCTACGACGACACCGGCAAGCTGGTTGCAGGTTTGTCGCTGTCGGCGCCGGCGGATCGCTTGCAAGACTCCTGGATTGGCCAGCTGAGCCAGACCGCGCTGATGATCTCGGCGTCACTCGGCTATCGACCGCAACCCGCGCAGGACCATTCGCATAGCCATCACGCGTAA
- the lpdA gene encoding dihydrolipoyl dehydrogenase, translating into MSLVEVKVPDIGDFKDVDVIEVNIKAGDVIENEQALMTLESDKASIEVPSDTAGTVKEVRVKAGDKVSQGTVIALVETSADAAPAKDAPKAPAKEPEKAPAQAEAKPQAAQAAPAKAATPAPQAGSFSGNADIECDMLVLGSGPGGYSAAFRSADLGMKTVLVERYATLGGVCLNVGCIPSKALLHTALVIDEAEALRSHGITFGKPQIDLDKLRDFKSGVVKKLTGGLAGMAKMRKVEVVTGTGSFVDPHHMEVQVEGGKKVVKFKQAIIAAGSEAVKLPFIPEDPRVVDSTGALELRQIPQRMLVIGGGIIGLEMATVYATLGAQIDVVEMLDGLMAGADRDLVKVWEKYNSKRFANVMLKTKTTAAEAKDDGIYVSFEGEKAPAEAQRYDLVLVAVGRSPNGKKIGADKAGVAVTERGFIDVDKQMRTNVPHIFAIGDIVGQPMLAHKAVHEAHVAAEVAHGEKAYFDALQIPSVAYTDPEVAWAGKTEDQLKAEGIKYGKAVFPWAASGRAIANGRDEGFTKLLFDEETHRVIGGGIVGLNAGDLISEVCLAVEMGADATDIGKTIHPHPTLGESIGMAAELYEGVCTDLPPQKKK; encoded by the coding sequence ATGAGTCTCGTCGAAGTAAAAGTGCCGGATATCGGTGACTTCAAAGACGTCGATGTCATCGAAGTCAATATCAAAGCGGGCGATGTCATCGAGAACGAACAGGCTCTCATGACGCTCGAATCCGATAAGGCCTCCATCGAAGTGCCGAGCGATACCGCCGGCACGGTCAAGGAAGTTCGCGTCAAAGCCGGCGATAAAGTCTCGCAAGGCACGGTCATCGCGCTCGTCGAAACGTCGGCGGATGCAGCGCCCGCGAAAGACGCACCGAAGGCGCCGGCCAAGGAACCTGAGAAGGCGCCTGCTCAGGCGGAAGCCAAACCGCAAGCGGCGCAGGCGGCTCCGGCCAAGGCTGCCACGCCCGCTCCGCAGGCGGGCAGCTTCTCCGGCAACGCGGATATCGAATGCGACATGCTCGTGCTCGGTTCGGGCCCCGGCGGCTATTCGGCGGCGTTCCGTTCGGCTGACCTGGGTATGAAGACGGTGCTGGTCGAGCGTTACGCGACGCTTGGCGGCGTGTGTCTGAACGTCGGCTGTATTCCGTCGAAGGCGCTGTTGCATACCGCGCTCGTGATCGACGAAGCCGAAGCGCTCCGCTCGCACGGCATCACGTTCGGCAAGCCGCAAATCGATCTCGACAAGCTGCGCGACTTCAAGTCGGGCGTCGTCAAGAAGCTCACCGGCGGTCTCGCCGGCATGGCGAAGATGCGCAAGGTCGAAGTGGTCACGGGCACGGGCTCGTTCGTCGATCCGCATCATATGGAAGTGCAGGTCGAGGGCGGCAAGAAGGTCGTCAAGTTCAAGCAGGCAATCATCGCCGCGGGCTCGGAAGCGGTGAAGCTGCCGTTCATTCCGGAAGATCCGCGTGTCGTCGATTCGACCGGCGCGCTCGAACTGCGGCAGATTCCGCAACGCATGCTGGTGATCGGCGGCGGCATCATCGGGCTGGAAATGGCCACGGTGTATGCCACGCTCGGCGCGCAGATCGACGTGGTCGAAATGCTCGACGGCCTGATGGCCGGCGCGGACCGCGATCTGGTCAAGGTCTGGGAGAAGTACAACAGCAAGCGTTTCGCTAACGTCATGCTGAAGACCAAGACCACCGCGGCCGAAGCGAAGGACGACGGCATCTATGTGTCGTTCGAAGGCGAGAAAGCGCCGGCCGAAGCGCAACGCTATGACCTCGTGCTGGTTGCCGTCGGCCGCTCGCCGAATGGCAAGAAGATCGGCGCGGACAAGGCAGGCGTCGCGGTGACGGAGCGCGGTTTCATCGACGTCGACAAGCAGATGCGCACTAACGTGCCGCACATTTTCGCGATCGGCGATATCGTCGGCCAGCCGATGCTCGCGCATAAAGCCGTGCATGAAGCTCACGTCGCCGCCGAAGTCGCACACGGCGAAAAGGCGTACTTCGATGCGCTGCAGATTCCGTCGGTTGCCTACACCGATCCGGAAGTGGCGTGGGCCGGCAAGACGGAAGACCAGTTGAAGGCCGAGGGCATCAAGTACGGTAAGGCTGTGTTCCCGTGGGCCGCGTCGGGCCGCGCGATCGCCAACGGCCGCGACGAAGGCTTCACGAAGCTGCTGTTCGATGAGGAAACGCATCGCGTGATCGGCGGCGGGATTGTCGGTCTGAATGCGGGCGACCTGATCAGCGAAGTCTGTCTGGCGGTCGAGATGGGTGCGGATGCAACGGATATTGGTAAGACGATTCACCCGCATCCGACGCTCGGCGAATCGATCGGTATGGCCGCCGAGTTGTATGAAGGCGTCTGTACCGACCTGCCGCCGCAGAAAAAGAAGTAA
- the pbpG gene encoding D-alanyl-D-alanine endopeptidase, giving the protein MKTDMFSSLKVIHGAARSTALSVAASMVIAAAFATPVSAFAAAPAAPAKTSKHAKAAKKPAAAPATKVSSKASKATKGAAAKTVAADDDAPRAGVKRKRVTYTSNGRHRSVVRRIAYEPRQPSVGQAFGLHETPDALMLRSSVAYVIDQNSGESLFDKNSRAVVPIASITKLMTAMVVLDSKEPMTDQIEVTDEDRDYEKNTGSRLSVGSVLSREDMLHIALMASENRAAAALSRYFPGGRPAFLAAMNAKAKQLGMTDTHFENPTGLTSQNVSSARDLVKMVNAAYQYPIIRRFSTDHSYEVYTGKRSLAYNSTNALVRNPTWDIGLQKTGFINEAGECLVMQATIHGRPMIMVLLDSSGKYSRFADATRLRTWLDNGGDQARITSADAGGPGT; this is encoded by the coding sequence ATGAAAACCGACATGTTTTCGTCGCTAAAAGTGATCCACGGCGCGGCCCGCAGCACCGCTCTGTCGGTGGCCGCCTCCATGGTCATCGCAGCGGCGTTTGCTACGCCCGTGAGCGCTTTTGCCGCCGCACCTGCTGCACCTGCAAAAACTTCCAAACACGCCAAGGCGGCCAAAAAGCCGGCTGCCGCGCCTGCCACCAAGGTGTCGAGCAAAGCCTCGAAGGCGACCAAGGGCGCGGCTGCAAAGACCGTAGCCGCGGACGACGACGCACCGCGCGCGGGCGTCAAGCGCAAGCGCGTAACGTATACGTCGAACGGCCGTCACCGTTCGGTGGTGCGCCGTATTGCGTACGAGCCGCGTCAGCCGAGCGTCGGTCAGGCTTTCGGTCTGCACGAAACGCCGGACGCGCTCATGCTGCGCTCGAGCGTTGCGTACGTGATCGATCAGAACTCGGGCGAATCGCTGTTCGACAAGAACTCGCGCGCCGTGGTGCCGATCGCGTCGATCACCAAGCTGATGACCGCGATGGTGGTGCTCGACTCGAAAGAGCCGATGACCGACCAGATCGAAGTCACGGACGAAGACCGCGATTACGAAAAGAACACCGGCTCGCGTTTGTCGGTAGGCTCGGTGCTTTCGCGTGAAGACATGCTGCACATCGCGCTGATGGCGTCGGAAAATCGCGCGGCCGCGGCGCTGTCGCGTTATTTCCCGGGTGGCCGTCCGGCGTTCCTCGCGGCCATGAATGCGAAGGCCAAGCAGCTCGGCATGACCGACACGCACTTTGAAAATCCCACGGGTTTGACGAGCCAGAACGTGTCGAGCGCGCGCGACCTCGTGAAGATGGTCAATGCGGCGTATCAGTATCCGATTATCCGCAGGTTCTCGACTGACCACAGCTACGAGGTGTACACCGGCAAGCGCTCGCTGGCGTACAACAGCACCAATGCGCTGGTGCGTAACCCAACGTGGGACATCGGTCTGCAAAAGACCGGCTTCATCAACGAAGCGGGCGAGTGCCTCGTGATGCAGGCGACCATTCACGGCCGTCCGATGATCATGGTGCTGCTCGACTCGTCGGGTAAGTACTCGCGCTTCGCTGACGCCACGCGTCTGCGCACATGGCTGGATAACGGCGGCGACCAGGCGCGCATTACCAGCGCGGACGCCGGCGGCCCGGGTACCTGA
- a CDS encoding lactate utilization protein B, with amino-acid sequence MQVQSMQFKARAGQKLADQRLQQNLTKLSTKFVSARATAMTAIDFPATRAALKERRNRALENLDVWLETFEREAARRGVTVLFAETTQEAARLVGDIARRHEVKKVIKTKSMVTEEMRLNEVLGQMGVQSIETDLGEYILQINDNEPPSHIIAPVVHKDKDEIADLFAKTHNRPRLTEITDMTREAREMLRPHFMTADMGVTGGNFVVAETGSVVLVTNEGNEGMCTVMPRVHVAVTGIEKVLPTLEDLATAMRLLPRSATGQATSNYFSVLTGPRGEGDQDGPEHMYVVLVDGGRTGLIGGDFQEMLRCIRCGACMNHCPVYQKVGGHAYGWVYPGPMGSVLTPSYVGIDKALDLPQAATLCGECNSVCPVGIPLSDLLRKLREKQVERRLRPWKERAGLAVWGFLALHPDAYALFTKLAVRVLERMGGRNRSIARLPLGGAGWTNTRDMPAPVGRTFRELYAAQRSHIG; translated from the coding sequence ATGCAAGTCCAATCGATGCAGTTCAAAGCACGTGCCGGTCAGAAACTCGCCGACCAGCGTCTGCAGCAGAACCTCACCAAGCTGTCGACCAAGTTCGTATCGGCTCGCGCCACGGCCATGACCGCGATCGATTTTCCCGCCACGCGCGCCGCACTGAAGGAGCGCCGTAATCGCGCGCTGGAAAATCTCGATGTGTGGCTGGAAACCTTCGAGCGCGAAGCGGCCCGGCGCGGCGTGACGGTGCTGTTCGCCGAGACGACCCAGGAAGCCGCGCGGCTCGTCGGCGACATTGCGCGCCGGCACGAGGTAAAAAAGGTGATCAAGACCAAGTCGATGGTCACCGAAGAAATGCGCCTGAACGAAGTGCTCGGGCAGATGGGCGTGCAATCCATCGAAACCGATCTGGGTGAGTACATTCTGCAGATCAACGACAACGAGCCGCCGAGCCACATCATCGCGCCAGTCGTCCATAAAGATAAGGACGAGATCGCCGACCTATTTGCGAAGACTCACAACCGCCCGCGCCTCACCGAAATCACCGACATGACGCGAGAAGCGCGCGAGATGCTGCGTCCGCATTTCATGACCGCGGACATGGGCGTGACTGGCGGCAATTTCGTGGTGGCGGAAACGGGCTCGGTCGTCCTGGTCACGAACGAGGGCAACGAGGGCATGTGCACCGTGATGCCACGCGTGCACGTAGCGGTGACGGGCATCGAGAAAGTGCTGCCCACACTCGAAGATCTGGCCACGGCGATGCGTCTCTTGCCGCGCTCGGCGACCGGGCAGGCCACCTCGAACTATTTTTCTGTGTTGACGGGGCCGCGCGGCGAGGGTGACCAGGACGGTCCCGAGCATATGTACGTGGTGCTGGTCGACGGCGGGCGCACGGGACTGATCGGCGGCGACTTCCAGGAAATGCTGAGATGCATCCGCTGCGGCGCGTGCATGAACCATTGCCCGGTGTATCAGAAGGTGGGCGGCCATGCATACGGCTGGGTCTATCCCGGCCCGATGGGTTCGGTATTGACGCCGAGCTACGTGGGCATCGACAAGGCGCTGGATCTGCCGCAGGCCGCGACCTTGTGCGGCGAGTGCAACAGCGTGTGCCCGGTGGGGATTCCGCTATCCGATCTGTTGCGCAAGCTGCGCGAGAAGCAGGTGGAGCGGCGTCTGCGACCGTGGAAAGAGCGCGCCGGACTCGCCGTATGGGGTTTTCTGGCGCTCCACCCGGATGCGTACGCGCTTTTTACTAAACTGGCTGTCCGTGTGCTGGAACGCATGGGCGGGAGAAACCGGTCGATCGCCAGGCTGCCGCTGGGCGGCGCGGGCTGGACTAATACGCGGGATATGCCCGCTCCGGTCGGTCGGACGTTCAGGGAGTTGTACGCGGCGCAGCGCAGCCATATTGGGTGA
- a CDS encoding (Fe-S)-binding protein → MRVGLFVTCLIDLMRPEIGFSVIKLTEGAGFEVMVPPAQTCCGQPAYNSGERRIARDLAEKTLREFEQFDYVVVPSGSCGGMIRAHYGDLFADDPELMNRFGRLRAKVFELTDFLVNVAKVQLQPGEFAGQVTYHDSCSGLRELGVKAQPRALLAQVGVTVNEMKDCEHCCGFGGTFAVKYGDISTAIVDEKCANIRASGTGAVVLGDLGCMLNIEGRLRRTGDATTRVLHIAQVLAGDV, encoded by the coding sequence ATGCGAGTCGGATTGTTCGTTACCTGCCTGATCGACCTGATGCGTCCCGAGATCGGTTTTTCGGTCATCAAACTGACCGAAGGCGCCGGATTCGAGGTGATGGTGCCGCCTGCGCAAACCTGTTGCGGGCAACCGGCGTACAACTCCGGGGAGCGGCGCATCGCGCGCGATCTGGCCGAAAAGACTTTGCGCGAGTTCGAGCAGTTCGATTACGTCGTGGTCCCGTCCGGTTCGTGCGGCGGCATGATCCGAGCGCATTACGGCGACCTCTTCGCCGACGATCCTGAACTGATGAACCGCTTCGGCCGGCTACGCGCCAAGGTGTTCGAGCTGACCGATTTCCTCGTGAACGTGGCCAAAGTGCAATTGCAGCCGGGCGAGTTCGCGGGTCAGGTGACGTACCACGATTCCTGCTCCGGTCTGCGTGAGCTCGGCGTGAAGGCGCAGCCGCGCGCCTTGCTGGCGCAGGTCGGCGTGACGGTGAACGAGATGAAGGATTGCGAGCATTGCTGCGGCTTCGGCGGCACTTTCGCGGTCAAGTACGGCGATATCTCCACGGCGATCGTCGACGAAAAATGCGCGAATATTCGGGCCAGCGGCACTGGCGCGGTCGTGCTGGGCGATCTCGGCTGCATGCTCAATATCGAGGGCCGTTTGCGGCGGACCGGCGACGCCACCACGCGCGTGCTGCACATCGCGCAGGTGCTGGCCGGCGACGTATAA
- the aceF gene encoding dihydrolipoyllysine-residue acetyltransferase, whose amino-acid sequence MSQAIEVKVPDIGDYKDIPVIEVLVKAGDTVEKEQSLVTLESDKATMDVPSSAAGVVKEVKVKVGDNVSEGSLIVVLEGAEGGAAAPAPAPAAAPAPSAAAAPAAAPVPAASGGGLQEVKVPDIGDYKDIPVIEVAVKVGDRVEKEQSLVTLESDKATMDVPSSAAGVVKEVKVKVGDTVSEGSVIVIVEAEGGAAAAPAPAPKQAVEKPSDAPATPSPAPAAPSALAQAPVIPAGEGGARHASHASPSVRKFARELGVDVTQVQGTGPKNRITQADVTAFIKGVMTGQRAAPAGAAAPAAAGGGGELNLLPWPKVDFTKFGPVDPKPLSRIKKISGANLHRNWVMIPHVTNNDEADITELEALRVKLNKEYEKSGVKITMLAFVIKAVVSALKQFPTFNASLDGDNLVFKQYFHIGFAADTPNGLVVPVIRDADKKGLIDIAKEMAELSKLARDGKLKPDQMQGGCFSISSLGGIGGTNFTPIINAPEVAILGLSRGAMKPVWDGKQFVPRLTLPLSLSYDHRVIDGAAAARFNAYLGALLADFRRVIL is encoded by the coding sequence ATGAGTCAAGCGATCGAAGTCAAGGTGCCGGACATCGGCGATTACAAGGACATTCCTGTGATCGAGGTGCTGGTGAAGGCGGGTGACACCGTCGAAAAAGAGCAATCGCTCGTTACGCTGGAATCCGACAAGGCGACCATGGACGTGCCGAGCTCGGCCGCCGGCGTCGTCAAGGAAGTGAAGGTCAAGGTCGGCGACAACGTGTCAGAAGGTTCGCTGATCGTCGTGCTGGAAGGTGCGGAAGGTGGCGCGGCTGCGCCGGCTCCGGCGCCTGCCGCTGCTCCGGCTCCGTCGGCGGCTGCGGCCCCCGCGGCTGCACCCGTCCCCGCTGCGAGCGGCGGCGGTCTGCAGGAAGTCAAAGTGCCGGATATCGGCGACTACAAAGACATTCCCGTGATCGAAGTCGCGGTGAAGGTCGGCGATCGCGTCGAGAAAGAGCAGTCGCTGGTGACGCTCGAATCCGACAAGGCGACCATGGACGTGCCGAGCTCGGCTGCCGGCGTCGTCAAGGAAGTGAAGGTCAAGGTCGGCGATACCGTGTCGGAAGGTTCGGTGATTGTGATCGTGGAAGCGGAAGGCGGCGCGGCTGCGGCCCCCGCTCCGGCTCCGAAGCAAGCGGTCGAGAAACCGTCGGATGCGCCGGCCACTCCGTCGCCGGCTCCGGCGGCTCCGTCGGCGCTCGCTCAGGCGCCGGTGATTCCGGCTGGTGAAGGTGGCGCGCGCCATGCGAGTCATGCATCGCCGTCCGTGCGTAAATTCGCGCGTGAGCTCGGTGTCGATGTGACGCAGGTGCAGGGCACGGGTCCGAAGAACCGTATCACGCAAGCCGACGTGACCGCCTTTATCAAGGGCGTCATGACCGGTCAGCGTGCTGCGCCGGCTGGTGCGGCCGCACCGGCGGCCGCGGGCGGTGGCGGCGAGTTGAACCTGCTGCCTTGGCCGAAGGTCGACTTCACGAAGTTCGGTCCGGTCGATCCGAAGCCGCTGTCGCGCATCAAGAAGATTTCGGGCGCGAATCTGCATCGCAACTGGGTCATGATTCCGCACGTCACCAATAACGACGAAGCGGATATCACCGAGCTGGAAGCGTTGCGCGTGAAGTTGAACAAGGAATACGAAAAGTCGGGTGTGAAGATCACCATGCTGGCTTTCGTGATCAAGGCTGTGGTCTCGGCTTTGAAGCAGTTCCCGACGTTCAATGCCAGCCTCGATGGCGATAACCTGGTGTTCAAGCAGTATTTCCATATCGGGTTTGCAGCTGATACGCCCAATGGTCTGGTCGTTCCTGTTATTCGCGATGCGGACAAGAAGGGGTTGATCGATATCGCCAAGGAAATGGCCGAGTTGTCCAAGCTCGCGCGTGACGGCAAGCTGAAGCCGGATCAGATGCAAGGCGGCTGCTTCTCGATTTCTTCTTTGGGTGGCATCGGTGGCACGAACTTCACGCCGATTATCAATGCGCCTGAAGTCGCGATTCTCGGTCTGTCGCGTGGCGCGATGAAGCCGGTTTGGGATGGTAAGCAGTTCGTGCCTCGGCTGACGCTGCCGCTGTCCTTGTCGTATGACCATCGGGTGATCGATGGTGCCGCGGCGGCCAGGTTTAATGCGTATCTTGGGGCGCTTCTTGCCGATTTCCGGCGTGTGATTCTTTGA